The Deltaproteobacteria bacterium nucleotide sequence GTTGCTTCTCTCCCTCGCGCGGGTCGCCGGCGAGACGGCGCCGCTCCTCTTCACGGCGCTCAGCAACCGCTTCTGGAGCCCCGGCTGGCTGCAGCCGACGGCCTCCCTCCCCGTCATGATCTTCACCTATGCGATCGCGCCCTACGAGGACTGGCACCGCCAGGCGTGGGCGGCCGCCCTCGTGCTCCTCGTGCTCGTGCTCGGTGCCAACGTCATCGCCCGCCTGGCTCTCGGACGCCGGAGCGCGGCGCAAACCTGACCCGTACGTTCGACAATCGGTGGCCAACCATGGAAATCGCCTCCTCTTCGCTCGCCGCGGCTGAATCGACCTCCTCCAAGATCGTCGTCCGTGACCTCACCGTGCGGTACGGCGGCACGCTCGCCCTCGACCGCGTCTCGCTCGACGTCGGCGAGCGGCGGGTGACGGCGCTCATCGGGCCGTCGGGCTGCGGCAAGTCGACCTTCCTCCGCTGCCTCAACCGGATGAACGACCACATCCGCGGCGTCCGCATCGAGGGACGCGTCCTGATCGATGGGGTCTCGATCCACGACCCGGCGGTCGACCCGGTCGAGCTGCGCCGCCGCGTCGGCATGGTCTTCCAGAAGTCCAACCCGTTCCCGAAGTCGATCTTCGACAACGTGGCGTTCGGGCCGCGCGTGCATGGCGTGCGCGATCGCGTGGAGCTGCGCGGGATCGTCGAGCGGAGCCTCCAGCAGGCCGCGCTCTGGGACGAGGTGAAGGACCGGCTCGACCGATCGGCGCTCGACCTCTCCGGCGGCCAGCAGCAGCGGCTCTGCATCGCGCGAGCGCTGGCCGTGGAACCGGACGTGCTCCTCATGGACGAGCCCGCGTCCGCGCTCGACCCGATCGCCACCGCCAAGATCGA carries:
- a CDS encoding phosphate ABC transporter ATP-binding protein; this encodes MEIASSSLAAAESTSSKIVVRDLTVRYGGTLALDRVSLDVGERRVTALIGPSGCGKSTFLRCLNRMNDHIRGVRIEGRVLIDGVSIHDPAVDPVELRRRVGMVFQKSNPFPKSIFDNVAFGPRVHGVRDRVELRGIVERSLQQAALWDEVKDRLDRSALDLSGGQQQRLCIARALAVEPDVLLMDEPASALDPIATAKI